From Achromobacter spanius, a single genomic window includes:
- a CDS encoding intermembrane transport protein PqiB: MPETAPAAAHKPPPAGRSRRISWIWLVPIVAALGGLMLVLKVWMDAGPQATISFQTAEGLEAGKTQVRYKEVNVGTVQRVALNADRTGVIATVQLNKDAAGLLQEGTVFWVVRPRLTLSGVSGLSTLLSGAYIGLDPAGRKGGSDPDKATKFEFAGLEVPPEVTQDRPGKRFTLKGHDLGSLDIGSPVYYKRIAVGQVVSYRLDAAGKGVDIQVFVDAPNDAFVNEGTRFWNASGVDFSVDAGGLQVRSPSLVSVIVGGVAFDSVETRLHTAAKPDAAFVIYPSETAARAQPDGVPLRIRMRFDQSVRGLSVGAPIDAFGASVGQVDAIGLELDRTTQQFYALVDATLYPERLGAKTFEEIKEFSGSTDTHPSGKLMAAMIDQGLRAQLRIGNLLTGQLYVAMAVFPDAEPVTFKMEEAPFIPTVPNNLDQLQLQLNSILTKLDRVPFEGLGSELNNLLQGTSKLMKRLDTQLAPEATATLRQASRSLAAVGGLLSPDAGLPVNTSALLQELARTARSLRELADYLQTHPGSLLRGRAPDPVTGRAPAR; the protein is encoded by the coding sequence ATGCCCGAGACTGCTCCTGCCGCCGCCCACAAGCCGCCGCCCGCCGGCCGCAGCCGGCGGATTTCCTGGATCTGGCTGGTGCCGATCGTCGCGGCGCTGGGTGGTCTGATGCTCGTGCTGAAGGTCTGGATGGACGCAGGGCCCCAGGCCACGATCAGCTTCCAGACAGCCGAAGGGCTGGAGGCCGGCAAGACACAGGTCCGCTACAAGGAAGTGAACGTCGGCACGGTGCAACGCGTGGCGCTCAACGCGGACCGGACCGGCGTGATCGCGACGGTGCAGCTCAACAAGGACGCGGCTGGGCTCCTGCAAGAGGGCACCGTGTTCTGGGTGGTGCGGCCCCGCCTGACACTCAGCGGCGTTTCCGGTCTGAGCACGTTGCTGTCCGGTGCCTACATCGGCCTGGATCCCGCCGGCCGCAAGGGCGGCAGCGATCCTGACAAGGCGACCAAATTCGAGTTCGCCGGCCTGGAGGTCCCGCCCGAGGTAACGCAGGACAGGCCGGGCAAGCGCTTCACCCTCAAGGGCCATGACCTCGGTTCGCTGGACATCGGGTCGCCCGTCTATTACAAGCGCATCGCGGTGGGACAGGTGGTGAGCTATCGGCTGGATGCCGCCGGCAAGGGCGTTGACATCCAAGTGTTCGTCGATGCCCCCAACGACGCCTTCGTCAATGAAGGCACGCGTTTCTGGAACGCCAGCGGGGTGGACTTCTCGGTGGACGCGGGCGGGCTGCAAGTGCGGTCTCCGTCGCTGGTCTCGGTGATCGTGGGCGGCGTCGCCTTCGATTCCGTCGAGACCCGGCTGCACACCGCGGCCAAGCCGGACGCCGCGTTCGTCATATACCCTTCCGAAACCGCGGCGCGCGCGCAGCCGGACGGCGTGCCGCTGCGCATCCGCATGCGGTTCGACCAGTCTGTGCGAGGTCTGTCCGTCGGGGCGCCGATCGACGCGTTCGGCGCGTCGGTCGGGCAGGTGGATGCCATCGGACTGGAACTGGATCGCACCACGCAGCAGTTCTACGCGCTGGTGGATGCCACTCTTTATCCCGAGCGGCTGGGCGCGAAGACTTTCGAGGAAATCAAGGAGTTTTCCGGCTCGACGGACACGCATCCCAGCGGCAAGCTGATGGCCGCCATGATCGACCAGGGATTGCGGGCGCAGTTGCGCATCGGCAACCTGCTGACGGGCCAGTTGTATGTCGCCATGGCGGTGTTTCCCGACGCCGAGCCCGTGACGTTCAAGATGGAAGAAGCGCCATTCATCCCCACGGTGCCGAACAATCTGGACCAGTTGCAGCTTCAACTGAACAGCATCCTGACCAAGCTCGACAGGGTCCCCTTTGAAGGCCTGGGCAGCGAACTCAACAACCTGCTGCAGGGCACGTCCAAGCTGATGAAGCGCCTGGACACGCAGCTTGCGCCCGAGGCGACGGCGACCTTGCGTCAGGCAAGCCGGTCGCTGGCTGCCGTCGGTGGGCTGCTCAGCCCCGATGCCGGCTTGCCCGTCAACACGAGCGCGCTGCTGCAAGAGCTGGCGCGCACGGCGCGGTCATTGCGGGAGTTGGCGGACTACCTGCAAACCCACCCGGGATCGTTGCTGCGGGGCCGCGCGCC
- a CDS encoding GNAT family N-acetyltransferase — protein sequence MNIEIRPAAPSDAAQIHAFITELAVYERAAHEVIASADDVERTLFAEGAPARALMCLLDGKAIGYAVYFYSYSTWLGKNGIYLEDLYVTPEHRGIGAGRDLLRHLAREAVANNCGRLEWSVLDWNQPAIDFYQSIGALPQDEWVRYRMAGDALVNFAEGRR from the coding sequence GTGAACATCGAAATCCGTCCCGCCGCGCCGTCGGACGCGGCCCAGATCCATGCCTTTATCACCGAACTGGCCGTGTATGAACGCGCTGCGCATGAGGTGATCGCCAGCGCCGACGACGTCGAGCGCACCTTGTTCGCCGAAGGCGCCCCCGCCCGCGCATTGATGTGCCTGCTGGACGGCAAGGCCATCGGCTACGCCGTCTATTTCTACAGCTATTCCACCTGGCTCGGAAAGAACGGCATCTATCTGGAAGACCTGTACGTCACGCCCGAGCACCGTGGCATCGGCGCGGGCCGCGACCTGCTGCGCCATCTGGCCCGCGAGGCCGTGGCAAACAACTGCGGGCGGCTGGAATGGAGCGTGCTGGACTGGAACCAGCCCGCCATCGACTTCTATCAATCCATCGGCGCGCTGCCCCAGGACGAATGGGTGCGATATCGGATGGCGGGCGACGCGTTGGTCAACTTCGCCGAGGGCCGCCGCTAA
- a CDS encoding carbohydrate isomerase, translated as MSLYVIVAVRKEAGSGHIAYVRWGQAVRGVPGWISEPTTAAASEVIEIIKDGADVETAISVDGLTVASRAVRVLVDAGGREHLASVPVPSSTLHTLFDLPEF; from the coding sequence ATGTCTTTGTATGTGATCGTCGCCGTGCGCAAAGAGGCCGGGAGCGGCCATATCGCCTACGTGCGCTGGGGGCAGGCCGTGCGCGGCGTTCCCGGGTGGATCTCGGAGCCCACGACGGCCGCAGCCTCCGAAGTGATTGAGATCATCAAGGACGGCGCCGACGTCGAAACCGCGATCAGCGTCGACGGCCTGACCGTCGCCTCGCGCGCGGTGCGCGTGCTGGTGGACGCCGGCGGGCGAGAACACCTCGCATCCGTGCCGGTACCCAGTTCCACCTTGCACACGCTGTTCGACCTGCCGGAGTTCTGA
- the kdsA gene encoding 3-deoxy-8-phosphooctulonate synthase, producing the protein MTAPEVVISPSIACANDRPFVLFGGINVLESKDLALRACEEYQRVTSKLGIPYVFKASFDKANRSSIHSYRGPGLEEGMKIFEAVKKEFGVPVITDVHEPWQAAPVAEVADILQLPAFLARQTDLVVALAKTQRVVNIKKPQFLSPAQMLNIVEKFTEAGNDKLILCDRGTSFGYDNLVVDMLGFGVMKKVSGNRPLIFDVTHALQQRSSLDAASGGRREQVADLARAGMAVGLAGLFLEAHPDPKNAKCDGPSALPLDKLEPFLTQLKQLDDLVKSFAPIDIEP; encoded by the coding sequence ATGACCGCCCCAGAAGTCGTAATTTCCCCCTCGATCGCCTGCGCGAACGACCGGCCCTTCGTGCTGTTCGGCGGCATCAATGTGCTGGAATCCAAGGATCTGGCGCTTCGCGCCTGCGAGGAATACCAACGCGTCACCAGCAAGTTGGGCATTCCCTACGTGTTCAAGGCGTCGTTCGACAAAGCCAACCGCTCGTCGATCCACTCGTATCGCGGACCCGGCCTCGAAGAAGGCATGAAAATCTTCGAAGCCGTGAAAAAGGAATTCGGCGTTCCCGTCATTACCGACGTGCACGAGCCCTGGCAGGCCGCGCCCGTGGCCGAAGTCGCAGACATCCTGCAACTGCCGGCCTTTTTGGCGCGCCAGACCGATCTGGTGGTCGCCCTGGCCAAGACGCAGCGCGTGGTCAACATCAAGAAGCCGCAGTTCCTCAGCCCCGCGCAGATGCTGAACATCGTCGAGAAGTTCACTGAAGCCGGCAACGACAAGCTGATCCTCTGCGATCGCGGCACAAGCTTCGGCTACGACAACCTGGTCGTCGACATGCTGGGCTTCGGTGTCATGAAAAAAGTGTCCGGCAATCGCCCGCTGATCTTCGACGTGACCCATGCGCTGCAGCAGCGCTCCTCGCTGGACGCGGCATCCGGTGGCCGTCGTGAACAGGTGGCGGACCTGGCGCGCGCCGGCATGGCGGTCGGACTGGCGGGCCTCTTCCTGGAAGCCCACCCCGATCCCAAGAATGCGAAATGCGATGGCCCCAGCGCCTTGCCGCTGGACAAGCTCGAACCCTTCCTGACGCAGCTCAAGCAGCTGGACGACCTGGTGAAGTCCTTTGCGCCGATCGACATCGAACCTTGA
- the aqpZ gene encoding aquaporin Z, with amino-acid sequence MYSLPKRCGAEFFGTFWLVLGGCGAAVLAAGFPQFGIGFAGVALAFGLTVLTMVFAVGHISGGHFNPAVTVGLVAGGRFPAREILPYVIVQVLGAIAAAAVLACIANGKLGFDLKASHFAANGYGAYSPGKYTLLAALVTEVVLTAGFIFVILGATSRRAPAGFAAIPIGFALTLIHLISIPVTNTSVNPARSTGPALFVGGWALEQLWLFWLAPILGAIIGAVAYRLISDPAIERA; translated from the coding sequence ATGTATTCACTTCCCAAGCGTTGCGGTGCGGAGTTCTTTGGCACGTTCTGGCTCGTGCTGGGCGGATGCGGCGCGGCGGTGCTGGCGGCCGGGTTTCCCCAATTTGGCATTGGATTCGCAGGGGTGGCGCTGGCGTTCGGGCTGACCGTTTTAACCATGGTTTTCGCGGTCGGCCATATTTCAGGTGGGCATTTCAACCCAGCCGTCACAGTCGGCCTTGTGGCCGGCGGACGCTTCCCCGCCCGGGAGATCCTGCCGTACGTCATCGTCCAGGTCCTGGGCGCCATTGCCGCCGCGGCGGTGCTGGCCTGCATCGCAAACGGCAAGCTGGGTTTCGACCTGAAGGCCAGCCACTTCGCCGCAAATGGCTACGGCGCCTATTCGCCGGGCAAGTACACGCTGCTGGCCGCGCTGGTGACCGAAGTGGTGCTGACGGCCGGATTTATCTTCGTGATTCTGGGCGCCACCAGCCGGCGGGCGCCGGCCGGCTTCGCGGCCATTCCCATCGGCTTTGCGCTGACCCTCATCCACCTCATCAGCATTCCGGTCACCAACACGTCGGTTAACCCGGCGCGCTCGACCGGACCGGCGCTGTTCGTGGGCGGTTGGGCGCTGGAACAGTTGTGGCTGTTCTGGCTGGCGCCGATCTTGGGCGCGATCATCGGCGCCGTGGCCTACCGGCTGATCAGCGACCCGGCGATCGAGCGCGCCTGA
- a CDS encoding glycerol-3-phosphate responsive antiterminator: MDRSFGACLARHPVIATLYGVDQINTFVGSPAEIAIVANVELRKLAPVIATLNRAGKFAIVNIDSCEGISQDKGGVEYLADIGVASLVSTRVATIQRANRAGMVTMQKVFVTDRSTWPRSVKALEQSDPNLVQLMPAPMLAHMASHDLKALPPIIASGFVVNQKDVGTAMKHGAVGVSTSEHALWSLDSKAFAR; this comes from the coding sequence ATGGATAGATCATTCGGCGCGTGCTTGGCGCGGCATCCGGTCATTGCCACTCTCTATGGCGTGGACCAGATCAACACGTTTGTGGGCAGTCCGGCCGAGATCGCGATCGTGGCCAACGTGGAACTGCGCAAGCTCGCTCCGGTGATCGCCACGTTGAACCGCGCGGGGAAGTTCGCCATCGTCAATATCGATAGCTGCGAAGGGATTTCACAGGACAAGGGCGGGGTGGAGTATCTGGCTGACATTGGCGTGGCCAGCCTGGTGTCGACACGGGTGGCCACCATCCAGCGCGCCAATCGGGCCGGAATGGTGACCATGCAGAAGGTATTCGTGACGGATCGATCGACCTGGCCGCGCAGCGTGAAGGCGCTGGAACAGAGCGATCCCAACCTGGTGCAATTGATGCCGGCGCCGATGCTTGCGCACATGGCCTCGCACGATCTCAAGGCCTTGCCCCCGATCATCGCCTCGGGGTTCGTCGTCAATCAGAAGGACGTGGGGACAGCGATGAAGCACGGCGCCGTGGGGGTGTCCACCAGCGAACATGCGCTTTGGAGCCTGGACTCCAAGGCCTTTGCGCGCTGA